The following DNA comes from Synechococcus sp. CC9616.
CCACCAGGGCGAGTCGTAAACGACAAGCGCCTTGATGATGGCCCCCATGGGGGAGCGCTGGGTCAGCTGGTCACGGGCCGCCGGCAGCGGCGGGTCGTAATGAATACGCCCAGTGAGATGCGGCGGCATCGCGACAATGACGGCTCGACCGCGGTATGTCCCCTTAGGCGTGGTCACCGTCACACCTGAGCTGGTGTGCTGGATGAACAACACCGGCTCGTTCGTACGAATCGCCTCAGGGGGCAACGCTGCTGCAAGCCGCGACGGGAACTGCCCTGCCCCACCGTCGAACAGCAACGCTTCGGGAGTTTGACTCTGCGGCGACACGCGCTGCGCCCAGGCGAAATGCAGCATTGACGCTGAGCCCGATTCAAAAGCGCCGTTACCGCCCCAGTTGCGCGCAACGACATCTACCCACCAGGCTGCCATCGGCGTGAGGGCATTGCGCTCCAGCCATGTGGTGATCGTCATCGTGTCGAGAGCTCGCGCTTCTGGATGGGTCCATGGCGCGGCGGGGTCAATCGTTGCCGCCAGGGCCTCGATCTTTTGCCAAGTGGCAACGACGTCATCACGCTGTTCTCTCGGTACGTCGAGGTCGGGCCAGTCGCTCTTCAGCGCTTTGGCGTTGTACGGAGTCGATGGCCAAGCGTGGTTGTGCCGACTCAGGCGACCGTCATAGAGGAACGTGTCCTTGCCACCAACCGGCACCGGAAAGGTGGGAATCTTCAGCTCGCGCGCGTAGTCAATTGTCTTGGTTTGGGTGAAGCCCGCCCACTGACCTCCGAGATCAACCCATCCGGGCGCGGCACCAAGGGCCCCGCGCCCTTTTTGCCCGACCTCGACTCGCTGGAGGCGCCCGCCGATCCGTTCTTGGGCCTCAAGCACCAGAACTTGGCGACCGTCTTGAGCTAAGCGGCGCGCTGCCGTAAGTCCTGAAACACCAGCGCCGACAACGATCACGTCAACGATGTCACGGCCTGTGCCAGCAGGGTCAGATTTGCGTTCAGCAGAAGCTGGATTCGGACTTGAGACACTGCCAGCGATCACCCCGCCGATTGCAAGACCGGTGGACGACAGAATGTCACGACGTTTCACCAGCCCTTAACAGTTAAAGTAATTAAGGTCGTATAGCGAAAAGAAGCAACAATTAAAAATTTATCTTCCAGCCATCTATTCCTCTAATGAAGAACATTATACCTTTTGCTAAAATCAGTTCAAGATCCGCAAGGGGAGCTCAATCAAAACGCACATCAATTACAAGTATCTTTCGCCCGATAATCAGCATTTGAATTTGGGATGATTTTCTCCCATCCACCAGTGAATGACGTTCTCATCCAGGTTTTGCAGTTAACCTGCCAAAGATCTGGTTCATCGGTTCCAAAACGCATCAGGACACTGCATATGGAGCCTTCACAACCAAGTTTTTGAATATAAACAGGACCGATGTCTGATTCACC
Coding sequences within:
- a CDS encoding FAD-dependent oxidoreductase, producing MKRRDILSSTGLAIGGVIAGSVSSPNPASAERKSDPAGTGRDIVDVIVVGAGVSGLTAARRLAQDGRQVLVLEAQERIGGRLQRVEVGQKGRGALGAAPGWVDLGGQWAGFTQTKTIDYARELKIPTFPVPVGGKDTFLYDGRLSRHNHAWPSTPYNAKALKSDWPDLDVPREQRDDVVATWQKIEALAATIDPAAPWTHPEARALDTMTITTWLERNALTPMAAWWVDVVARNWGGNGAFESGSASMLHFAWAQRVSPQSQTPEALLFDGGAGQFPSRLAAALPPEAIRTNEPVLFIQHTSSGVTVTTPKGTYRGRAVIVAMPPHLTGRIHYDPPLPAARDQLTQRSPMGAIIKALVVYDSPWWRASNLSGNAIGNLDAIELVADSTNPRPGSPGVLATFLTGEAATRYGSAPVSERQAAVLADLATLLGPEARSGVLEYHEGNWPANPWVGGAYSTFYTPGTWTQFGKHLRQPVGRIFWAGTEVSTAWPGYIHGALQVGEESAAAVTAVL